One Undibacter mobilis genomic region harbors:
- a CDS encoding GGDEF domain-containing protein, whose translation MSGHSDEHERTMAFCDIALSQIKALRQPATPRNYEIWYSYATGYQPSLNQKINETLSQNGTLSEADLDNVYETFLAPSRLTDRINTVGSKVMGEIEQVMAMIDAAAGSASTYTESLADMSEMIGASDREGLRAIVEGLVATAKEMEESNHKLEERLSASKKEITELQVNLEAVRTESLTDPLTQLANRKFFDTTLQDAIAFARDTGEPLSLMLTDIDHFKKFNDTFGHLTGDQVLRLVAMSVKQNVKGQDTAARYGGEEFAVILPNTVLRAALTVADHIRRAVMTKELMKRSTGEHLGRVTISIGVASLQPGDTAAALIERADNCLYAAKRHGRNRVLCEADPEVLPEQAMQVA comes from the coding sequence ATGAGCGGGCACAGCGACGAACACGAACGCACGATGGCGTTCTGCGATATCGCGCTGAGCCAGATCAAGGCTCTGCGTCAGCCCGCGACACCGCGCAATTATGAAATCTGGTATTCCTACGCGACGGGCTACCAGCCGTCGCTCAATCAGAAAATCAACGAGACCCTGAGTCAGAACGGCACCCTGTCGGAGGCCGATCTCGACAATGTCTATGAAACTTTCCTGGCGCCGAGCCGGCTGACCGATCGCATCAACACCGTGGGCTCCAAGGTGATGGGCGAGATCGAGCAGGTCATGGCGATGATCGACGCCGCCGCCGGCAGCGCCTCGACCTATACCGAGAGCCTGGCCGACATGAGCGAGATGATCGGCGCCTCCGATCGCGAAGGCCTGCGCGCCATTGTCGAAGGCCTGGTGGCGACCGCCAAGGAAATGGAAGAGTCGAACCATAAACTGGAAGAGCGCCTGTCGGCTTCCAAGAAGGAAATCACCGAGCTTCAGGTCAATCTCGAAGCGGTGCGCACCGAGAGCCTGACGGATCCGCTGACCCAGCTCGCCAACCGCAAGTTCTTCGATACGACGTTGCAGGACGCGATCGCCTTCGCGCGCGATACCGGCGAGCCGCTGTCGCTGATGCTGACCGACATCGATCACTTCAAGAAGTTCAACGACACCTTCGGCCATCTGACCGGCGATCAGGTGCTGCGCCTCGTTGCCATGTCCGTGAAGCAGAACGTCAAGGGACAGGACACCGCGGCACGCTACGGCGGCGAGGAATTCGCCGTGATCCTGCCCAACACGGTGCTGCGCGCCGCCCTCACCGTCGCCGACCACATCCGCCGCGCCGTGATGACCAAGGAACTGATGAAGCGCTCCACCGGCGAGCATCTCGGCCGGGTCACCATTTCGATCGGCGTCGCCTCCCTGCAGCCCGGCGATACCGCGGCCGCTCTCATTGAGCGCGCCGACAACTGCCTCTATGCCGCCAAGCGCCACGGCCGCAACCGCGTGCTGTGCGAGGCCGATCCGGAAGTCCTGCCCGAACAGGCGATGCAGGTCGCCTAG
- a CDS encoding DEAD/DEAH box helicase — protein MSSSEIGTSFSELGLSEKVLGAIEATGYKTPTPIQAQAIPHVLARRDVLGIAQTGTGKTAAFVLPMITMLEKGRARARMPRTLILEPTRELAAQVYESFEKYGKNHKLNVALLIGGVSFGDQDTKLVRGVDVLIATPGRLLDHSERGRLLLSGCELLIIDEADRMLDMGFIPDIERIGKLVPFTRQTLFFTATMPPEIQRIADNFLHNPVRVEVSKPATAAATITQLQVAVGREDYEKRATLRHLINTAENFKNAIIFCNRKLEVAALHKSLVKHGFNAVALHGDLDQSTRTAALDAFRKGDAKLLIASDVAARGLDIPAVSHVFNFDVPHHPDDYVHRIGRTGRAGLTGTAISLVAPFDAKSVATIEKLIGAPIPWMGEPVVVGADDANGRPRHRGGQDRSASRGRGGRGGRSGGGRGREGGRQEGRGDRQEQPRQERAPQRVESSPPPVAAESQPYRERPSRETADTDGSHLPAFLLRPVNIKA, from the coding sequence ATGAGCTCTTCTGAAATCGGAACAAGTTTTTCTGAACTTGGACTCTCCGAAAAGGTTCTCGGCGCTATCGAAGCGACCGGTTACAAAACACCCACCCCCATCCAGGCCCAGGCCATTCCCCACGTTCTCGCGCGCCGCGACGTTCTCGGCATCGCGCAGACGGGCACCGGGAAAACCGCCGCCTTCGTCCTGCCGATGATCACCATGCTCGAGAAAGGCCGCGCGCGGGCCCGCATGCCACGCACGCTGATCCTCGAGCCGACCCGCGAACTCGCTGCGCAGGTTTATGAAAGCTTCGAGAAATACGGCAAGAACCACAAACTCAACGTCGCCCTCCTGATCGGCGGCGTTTCTTTTGGCGACCAGGACACCAAGCTCGTTCGCGGCGTCGATGTGCTGATCGCGACCCCGGGCCGCCTGCTCGATCATTCGGAGCGCGGCCGCCTCTTGCTCTCGGGTTGTGAACTCCTGATCATCGACGAAGCCGACCGCATGCTCGACATGGGCTTCATCCCGGACATCGAGCGCATCGGCAAACTGGTGCCCTTCACGCGCCAGACCTTGTTTTTCACGGCGACCATGCCGCCGGAAATCCAGCGCATCGCCGACAACTTCCTGCACAATCCGGTGCGCGTCGAAGTATCGAAGCCCGCCACCGCCGCCGCCACGATCACGCAATTGCAGGTCGCCGTCGGCCGCGAGGATTACGAGAAGCGCGCGACCTTGCGCCATCTCATCAACACCGCCGAGAACTTCAAGAACGCCATCATCTTCTGCAACCGCAAGCTCGAAGTCGCGGCGCTGCATAAATCGCTGGTGAAGCACGGCTTCAATGCGGTGGCGCTGCATGGCGATCTCGACCAGTCGACGCGCACGGCCGCGCTCGATGCCTTCCGCAAGGGCGATGCCAAGCTGCTGATCGCATCCGACGTCGCCGCCCGCGGCCTCGACATCCCGGCGGTGAGCCATGTCTTCAACTTTGACGTTCCCCATCATCCGGACGATTACGTTCACCGCATTGGCCGGACGGGCCGTGCTGGCCTGACCGGCACTGCGATCTCGCTCGTAGCGCCGTTCGACGCCAAGTCGGTTGCGACGATCGAGAAGCTGATCGGGGCTCCCATTCCGTGGATGGGCGAGCCGGTTGTCGTCGGCGCCGACGACGCCAATGGTCGCCCGCGCCATCGCGGCGGCCAGGATCGCAGCGCCAGCCGTGGACGCGGCGGCCGCGGAGGTCGCAGTGGTGGTGGTCGTGGCCGCGAAGGCGGACGTCAGGAAGGCCGTGGCGACCGGCAGGAACAGCCCAGGCAGGAGCGCGCGCCGCAGCGCGTCGAGAGTTCGCCGCCGCCGGTAGCCGCAGAGTCACAACCTTATCGGGAACGTCCCAGCCGCGAAACCGCCGATACGGATGGCAGCCATTTGCCGGCGTTCCTGTTGAGGCCGGTAAACATCAAAGCTTGA
- a CDS encoding alpha/beta fold hydrolase, whose amino-acid sequence MATSLPLVLVPGLLCSARLYAPQVEALWPNGPVTVADHRRDDDVAAIAKRILDNAPPRFALAGLSMGGYIAFAMMRLAPERIDRLALLDTSARPDTEEGKAGREKFIRMAQDGKLMEIVDTLTPKFLHRNHGGDERLKGIVRAMARETGVEAFVSQERAIMGRPDSRPLLSSIKCPTLVLVGDGDELTPPELAREIAGGIAGSKLVIVPDCGHLSTLEQPDAVNQALAAWLQS is encoded by the coding sequence ATGGCAACTTCGCTCCCCCTCGTGCTGGTCCCCGGCCTCCTGTGCAGCGCCCGGCTGTATGCCCCTCAGGTCGAAGCGTTGTGGCCGAACGGCCCGGTGACGGTGGCCGATCACCGGCGTGACGACGATGTCGCGGCGATCGCCAAGCGCATTCTCGACAATGCGCCGCCGCGCTTCGCGCTCGCCGGCCTGTCGATGGGCGGTTACATCGCCTTCGCCATGATGCGGCTGGCGCCCGAGCGTATCGACCGCCTCGCGCTGCTCGATACATCGGCGCGGCCCGACACCGAGGAGGGCAAGGCCGGCCGCGAGAAATTCATCCGCATGGCGCAAGACGGCAAGCTGATGGAGATCGTCGACACGCTGACGCCGAAGTTCCTGCACCGGAACCACGGCGGCGACGAGCGGTTGAAAGGCATCGTTCGTGCCATGGCGCGCGAGACCGGGGTCGAGGCTTTCGTGAGCCAGGAGAGGGCGATCATGGGGCGGCCGGATTCACGTCCGCTGTTGTCGTCGATCAAATGCCCGACTTTGGTGCTGGTTGGCGATGGCGATGAACTGACGCCGCCGGAGCTGGCGCGCGAGATCGCCGGCGGCATTGCCGGATCGAAGCTTGTCATCGTGCCGGACTGCGGGCATCTGTCCACGCTCGAACAGCCGGACGCCGTCAACCAGGCGCTGGCCGCATGGCTCCAATCGTGA
- a CDS encoding methyltransferase family protein, whose protein sequence is MSTVRDNPGVIAPPPLIALAVLVAGLLLDWLLPAYLLSVLLSWGTRILLGLELIGGGAALIVIAMRAFRAAGTHVEPWKPSTALVAGGLYAYVRNPIYVGMILILAGLAVLLASDWMLVLTIVVFIPAIHFGVVLREERYLAAKFGAPYRGYLQKVPRYGWPF, encoded by the coding sequence ATGAGCACCGTGCGCGACAATCCCGGCGTCATCGCGCCGCCGCCGCTGATCGCGCTGGCGGTGCTCGTCGCCGGCCTGCTGCTGGACTGGCTGTTGCCGGCGTACCTGCTGAGCGTGTTGCTGTCCTGGGGCACGCGCATTCTGCTCGGCCTCGAACTGATCGGCGGTGGCGCGGCGCTGATCGTCATCGCCATGCGGGCGTTCCGCGCGGCCGGCACGCATGTCGAGCCGTGGAAGCCGTCTACCGCGCTGGTGGCCGGCGGCCTTTACGCTTACGTGCGCAACCCGATCTATGTCGGGATGATCCTGATCCTCGCCGGGCTTGCTGTCCTGCTGGCATCGGACTGGATGCTGGTTCTGACCATTGTCGTCTTCATTCCGGCGATCCATTTCGGCGTCGTGCTGCGCGAGGAGCGCTATCTCGCGGCGAAGTTCGGCGCGCCCTACCGGGGCTATCTGCAAAAAGTACCGCGCTACGGCTGGCCGTTCTGA
- the parE gene encoding DNA topoisomerase IV subunit B has translation MAKSAASKKSGKQNDLFAAPARQAAARPAPKESARKPSKASAGDGGYSAKDIEVLEGLEPVRRRPGMYIGGTDEKALHHLFAEVIDNSMDEALAGHADWIEVELDTDGFLTVNDNGRGIPVDPHPKFKNKSALEVIMCTLHAGGKFDSNVYETSGGLHGVGVSVANALSERLEVEVAREQQLYKMVFERGKPKGKLEKLGRVPNRRGTKIRFKPDADIFGKKAAFDPARVFKMARSKAYLYGGVEIRWSCDPSLVEGTDIPPQATFHFANGLADYLRANLEGATFVHPDIFSGASGKSGKHGSVEWAVAWTADADGFTNSYCNTIPTPDGGTHESGLRSALLRGLKDHAARIGQEKRVAPVTSEDIMVGSGSMLSVYIREPEFQGQTKDRLATAAAQKIVEGAIKDPFDHWLSGNPLQANKLLDFVIERAEDRLRRRQEKDHARKTAVRKLRLPGKLADCSNTAEQGSELFIVEGDSAGGSAKQARDRRTQAVLPLRGKILNVASAGKDKLAQNQQLADLIQALGCGTGTHFSEADLRYEKIIIMTDADVDGAHIASLLITFFYRQMPKLIDLGRLYLAVPPLFRLQHGGKIFYARNDAHKDHLLKTEFNANAKVEVSRFKGLGEMMAAQLKETTMDPSKRTLLKVTLSEGDEKATASSVERLMGNKAEARFEFIQEKAEFASEELLDV, from the coding sequence ATGGCCAAATCCGCAGCAAGCAAGAAATCCGGCAAGCAGAACGACCTGTTCGCGGCCCCTGCCCGTCAGGCCGCCGCCCGCCCCGCGCCGAAGGAATCCGCACGCAAGCCATCCAAGGCGAGCGCCGGCGACGGCGGCTACAGCGCCAAGGACATCGAGGTTCTCGAGGGTCTGGAACCGGTGCGCCGCCGCCCCGGCATGTATATCGGCGGCACCGACGAGAAGGCGTTGCATCACCTGTTCGCCGAAGTCATCGACAACTCGATGGACGAGGCCCTGGCCGGCCATGCCGACTGGATCGAGGTCGAACTCGACACCGACGGCTTCCTCACCGTCAACGACAACGGCCGCGGCATCCCGGTCGATCCGCATCCGAAGTTCAAGAACAAGTCGGCGCTCGAAGTCATCATGTGCACGCTGCACGCCGGCGGCAAATTCGACTCCAACGTCTATGAGACGTCGGGCGGTCTGCACGGCGTCGGCGTCTCGGTCGCCAACGCTTTGTCCGAGCGGCTTGAGGTCGAGGTCGCGCGCGAGCAGCAGCTCTACAAAATGGTGTTCGAGCGCGGCAAGCCGAAGGGCAAACTGGAAAAGCTCGGCCGCGTGCCGAACCGCCGCGGCACCAAGATCCGCTTCAAGCCGGACGCCGACATCTTCGGCAAGAAGGCGGCGTTCGATCCGGCGCGCGTCTTCAAGATGGCGCGCTCCAAGGCCTATCTCTATGGCGGCGTCGAAATCCGCTGGTCCTGCGATCCGTCACTGGTCGAAGGCACCGACATTCCGCCGCAGGCGACTTTCCACTTCGCCAATGGTCTTGCCGACTATCTGCGCGCCAATCTCGAAGGCGCGACCTTCGTGCATCCCGATATTTTCTCCGGTGCGTCGGGCAAGAGCGGCAAGCACGGCTCGGTGGAATGGGCGGTGGCGTGGACCGCCGACGCCGACGGCTTCACCAATTCCTATTGCAACACCATCCCGACGCCGGATGGCGGCACGCATGAGTCAGGTCTGCGCTCTGCCCTGCTCCGCGGCCTGAAAGATCACGCCGCGCGCATCGGCCAGGAAAAACGCGTCGCCCCGGTGACCAGCGAAGACATCATGGTCGGCTCGGGTTCGATGCTGTCGGTCTATATTCGCGAGCCGGAATTCCAGGGCCAGACCAAGGACCGCCTCGCCACCGCCGCGGCGCAGAAGATCGTCGAAGGCGCCATCAAGGATCCGTTCGATCACTGGCTGTCGGGCAACCCGCTGCAGGCCAACAAGCTGCTCGACTTCGTCATCGAGCGCGCCGAGGACCGCCTGCGCCGCCGACAGGAAAAGGATCACGCGCGCAAGACCGCGGTGCGTAAACTGCGCCTGCCCGGCAAGCTCGCCGATTGCTCCAATACCGCCGAGCAAGGCTCCGAACTGTTCATCGTCGAAGGCGACTCGGCCGGCGGCTCGGCCAAGCAGGCGCGCGATCGCCGCACGCAGGCCGTGCTGCCATTGCGCGGCAAGATTCTGAACGTCGCCTCCGCCGGCAAGGACAAGCTGGCGCAAAACCAGCAGCTCGCCGACCTCATTCAGGCGCTCGGCTGCGGCACCGGCACGCATTTCAGCGAGGCCGATCTTCGCTACGAGAAGATCATCATCATGACCGACGCCGACGTCGACGGCGCGCATATCGCTTCGCTCTTGATCACGTTCTTCTACCGGCAGATGCCGAAGCTGATCGATCTCGGCCGGCTTTATCTCGCGGTGCCGCCCCTGTTCCGCCTGCAGCACGGCGGCAAGATCTTCTATGCGCGCAATGACGCCCACAAGGATCACCTGCTCAAGACCGAATTCAACGCCAATGCCAAGGTCGAGGTCTCGCGCTTCAAGGGCCTTGGCGAGATGATGGCGGCGCAGCTCAAAGAAACGACCATGGACCCGAGCAAGCGCACGCTGCTCAAGGTCACCTTGTCCGAAGGCGATGAGAAAGCCACGGCCAGCTCGGTCGAGCGCCTGATGGGCAACAAGGCCGAAGCGCGTTTCGAGTTCATCCAGGAGAAGGCAGAGTTTGCGTCAGAGGAGTTGCTGGACGTTTGA
- a CDS encoding DedA family protein, with the protein MDFQSIIEGIVAFARENAAWAPPIMFVLAFGESLAFVSLLLPAWGALVALGALIGSSGISFWPVWVAAALGAALGDWLSYWIGQKLEYRVQHIWPLSRHPDLIPRGERFMRKWGVPGIFIGRFFGPLRASVPLIAGIFEMPFWTFQFANVASAFVWAAVLLTLGDGISRLLSLWPW; encoded by the coding sequence ATGGACTTCCAAAGCATCATTGAAGGGATTGTCGCCTTCGCGCGCGAAAACGCGGCGTGGGCGCCGCCAATCATGTTCGTACTCGCCTTCGGCGAGTCGCTGGCTTTCGTCTCATTGCTGTTGCCGGCCTGGGGCGCGCTGGTGGCGCTCGGCGCGTTGATCGGCAGCAGCGGCATCAGCTTCTGGCCGGTATGGGTCGCGGCTGCGCTGGGCGCGGCGCTGGGCGATTGGTTGTCCTACTGGATCGGGCAGAAGCTCGAATACCGGGTGCAGCATATCTGGCCGCTGTCGCGTCACCCCGACCTGATCCCGCGCGGCGAGCGGTTCATGCGCAAATGGGGCGTGCCGGGCATTTTCATCGGCCGGTTCTTTGGCCCGCTGCGCGCCTCGGTGCCGCTGATCGCCGGCATTTTCGAAATGCCGTTCTGGACGTTCCAGTTCGCCAATGTCGCCTCGGCTTTCGTCTGGGCGGCGGTGTTGCTGACACTAGGCGACGGCATCTCCCGGTTGTTGTCGCTGTGGCCATGGTAA
- a CDS encoding MBL fold metallo-hydrolase, whose product MLELSRRNLMTGGAAAAAAVTTAPLILAAANAQAAGGAVSPLTGVYAYKMGDAEIIQVFDGARTFPIPDNFIVNLSKEETAKAYAAQYMPAGQLTITFSPLIVKVGGKTIAIDTGNGLGANAATKGAVGNARHSMAAAGIDPKSVDIVLISHFHSDHINGLKNADGSPAYPNAQIMVPSVEQAFWTDESNASKANGPNKGNFAGVKKTMDGLKTTPFDAGKEVAPGITAVATPGHTPGHTSFVIASGNKSVMVQGDVTNHPGVFMPNPGWHLMFDNDAQTAEATRRKVYDMASADKMPIIGYHFPFPSAGFVEKSGTGYRLVQVHALS is encoded by the coding sequence ATGCTCGAGCTTTCACGCCGCAACCTCATGACCGGCGGCGCCGCTGCAGCCGCCGCGGTCACCACCGCGCCGCTCATCCTCGCTGCCGCGAATGCGCAGGCCGCCGGTGGCGCCGTGTCGCCGCTGACCGGCGTCTACGCCTACAAGATGGGCGATGCCGAAATCATCCAGGTGTTCGACGGCGCGCGCACCTTTCCGATTCCAGACAACTTCATCGTCAACCTGTCGAAGGAAGAGACCGCCAAGGCCTATGCCGCGCAATACATGCCGGCCGGACAACTGACGATCACCTTCTCGCCGCTGATCGTGAAGGTCGGCGGCAAGACCATCGCCATCGACACCGGCAACGGCCTTGGCGCCAATGCGGCAACCAAGGGCGCGGTTGGTAATGCGCGGCACAGCATGGCGGCGGCCGGCATCGATCCGAAGTCCGTGGACATCGTGCTGATCTCGCATTTTCACAGCGATCACATCAACGGTCTGAAGAATGCCGATGGCTCGCCGGCCTATCCGAATGCGCAGATCATGGTGCCGTCGGTCGAACAGGCTTTCTGGACCGACGAAAGCAATGCGAGCAAGGCGAACGGCCCGAACAAAGGCAATTTCGCCGGTGTGAAAAAGACCATGGATGGGCTCAAGACCACGCCATTCGATGCCGGCAAAGAAGTTGCGCCGGGCATTACCGCGGTGGCGACGCCCGGCCATACGCCGGGCCACACCTCGTTCGTGATCGCCTCGGGCAACAAGAGCGTGATGGTGCAGGGCGATGTCACCAATCATCCGGGCGTGTTCATGCCGAATCCGGGCTGGCATCTGATGTTCGACAATGACGCCCAGACAGCCGAAGCGACGCGGCGCAAGGTCTACGACATGGCCTCGGCCGACAAGATGCCGATCATCGGCTACCACTTTCCGTTCCCGTCGGCCGGCTTCGTCGAGAAGAGCGGCACTGGCTACCGCCTGGTGCAGGTCCACGCGCTAAGCTGA
- the argC gene encoding N-acetyl-gamma-glutamyl-phosphate reductase, whose amino-acid sequence MATKAKIGVLGASGYTGSELVRMLLRHPRAEIVLLTAERSAGKPMREVFPQFSPYELPTLVAIEGLDWKALALDVVFCALPHATTQKVLKDLLAAAPETKVVDLSADFRLSDTAAYAKWYGHEHHAPELQKEAVYGLVEIHRRDIRKARLVANPGCYTSGAQLPLTPLIKAKAIDLDEIVIDAKSGMTGAGRSAKEAMLFSEVSEGFNAYGVGKHRHMAELDQEFSLAAERPVTVTFTPHLLPQNRGILSTIYVRGRRGRTAQDLHEILSKFYAKEPFVHVLPFGETPHTRHVRGSNMTMIGVAADRIEGRAIIISALDNLVKGASGQAIQNMNLIMGYPETMGIDQVALFP is encoded by the coding sequence ATGGCGACAAAGGCAAAGATCGGCGTCCTCGGCGCTTCCGGCTATACCGGTTCCGAACTGGTGCGGATGCTGCTGCGCCACCCGCGCGCCGAGATCGTGCTGCTCACTGCGGAGCGTTCGGCCGGCAAGCCGATGCGCGAGGTGTTCCCGCAGTTCTCGCCTTATGAGCTGCCGACGTTGGTCGCCATCGAAGGCCTCGACTGGAAGGCGCTGGCGCTCGACGTCGTGTTCTGCGCGTTGCCGCATGCGACGACGCAGAAGGTGCTCAAGGACCTTCTCGCCGCCGCGCCGGAGACCAAGGTGGTCGATCTGTCGGCCGACTTCCGGCTGTCGGACACCGCGGCTTATGCCAAGTGGTATGGCCACGAACATCATGCGCCGGAGCTGCAGAAGGAAGCGGTTTACGGCCTTGTCGAAATCCACCGGCGTGACATCCGCAAGGCGCGGTTGGTCGCCAATCCCGGCTGCTACACCAGCGGTGCGCAACTGCCGCTGACGCCGCTGATCAAGGCCAAGGCCATCGACCTCGACGAGATCGTCATCGACGCCAAATCCGGCATGACAGGCGCCGGCCGTTCCGCCAAGGAGGCGATGCTGTTCTCGGAAGTGTCCGAAGGCTTCAATGCCTATGGCGTCGGCAAGCACCGGCACATGGCCGAACTCGATCAGGAGTTTTCGCTGGCCGCCGAGCGGCCGGTGACGGTGACCTTCACGCCGCATCTCCTGCCGCAGAACCGCGGCATCCTGTCGACCATCTATGTGCGGGGCCGGCGCGGCCGCACCGCGCAGGATCTGCACGAGATCCTGTCGAAGTTCTACGCGAAGGAACCCTTCGTACATGTTCTGCCGTTTGGCGAAACGCCGCACACGCGGCATGTTCGCGGCTCGAACATGACCATGATCGGCGTTGCTGCCGACCGCATCGAAGGCCGGGCGATTATCATCTCCGCGCTCGACAACCTGGTGAAGGGCGCGTCCGGTCAGGCGATCCAGAACATGAACCTGATCATGGGATACCCCGAAACCATGGGCATCGATCAGGTCGCGCTGTTTCCGTAG
- a CDS encoding isovaleryl-CoA dehydrogenase — MFEVANQPPPLEPYNLFASDTVLRECVTREKADWAEGGLQALGATLGKPETIKLGFDANRFPPQLKTLDRYGHRLDEVEFHPAWHELMAIALRAGLHSSPWAKPQAGAHVARAAGTYMLNQIESGVYCPIAMTYGSVPTLQHAPDVAAVWLPKIYSRDYDKRFMTVGQKSGALLGMGMTENQGGSDLRTNATRAEATGDGSFRLYGHKWFMSAPMCDGFLVLAQSGKGLSCFLMPRFAPDGTRNAIRILRLKDKLGNKSNASSEVEFEGAYAQLIGEEGRGIPTIIEMGNHTRLECSIGSSSLMRAAVVQAIHHARHRVVFQKKLVDQPLMTNVLADLALECEAATMLTFRLARAYDEDDDVATVFRRVVTPAAKFWICKRTPNVTLEAMEVLGGSGYIEESVMPRLYREAPVNSIWEGSGNVMCLDVLRALGRTANAAEILHTELRVPGEPRLKAFAGALEQRLLGAERNDEAQARALVRDLVLALQAALLIKHAPAVVADAFCASRLSGESGGAFGTLPRGVDTRAIIERAGPVH, encoded by the coding sequence ATGTTCGAGGTCGCGAACCAGCCGCCGCCGCTGGAGCCCTATAATCTCTTCGCCAGCGACACGGTGCTGCGCGAATGCGTGACGCGCGAGAAGGCGGACTGGGCCGAAGGCGGCCTGCAGGCGCTCGGCGCGACATTGGGCAAGCCCGAGACGATCAAGCTCGGCTTCGATGCCAACAGGTTTCCTCCGCAACTCAAGACGCTCGACCGCTACGGCCACCGGCTCGACGAGGTCGAGTTTCATCCGGCCTGGCACGAACTTATGGCCATCGCGCTGCGCGCCGGGCTGCACTCCAGCCCCTGGGCCAAGCCGCAAGCCGGCGCGCATGTCGCGCGCGCCGCTGGCACCTACATGCTCAACCAGATCGAGAGCGGCGTTTATTGCCCGATCGCCATGACCTACGGCTCGGTGCCGACGCTGCAGCACGCGCCGGACGTCGCTGCGGTGTGGCTGCCGAAAATCTACAGCCGCGACTACGACAAGCGATTCATGACCGTGGGTCAGAAGTCCGGCGCGCTGCTCGGCATGGGCATGACCGAGAACCAAGGCGGCTCTGATCTGCGCACCAACGCCACGCGCGCCGAGGCGACGGGCGACGGTTCGTTCCGGCTATATGGCCATAAATGGTTCATGTCGGCGCCGATGTGCGACGGCTTTCTGGTGCTGGCGCAATCGGGCAAGGGCCTGAGCTGTTTCCTGATGCCGCGCTTTGCGCCGGACGGGACACGCAATGCGATCCGCATCCTCCGCCTCAAGGACAAGCTCGGCAACAAGTCCAACGCCTCGAGCGAAGTCGAATTCGAGGGCGCCTATGCGCAACTGATCGGTGAGGAGGGGCGCGGCATCCCCACCATCATCGAGATGGGCAACCACACGCGGCTCGAATGTTCGATCGGCTCGTCGTCGCTGATGCGCGCCGCCGTCGTGCAGGCGATCCACCATGCGCGGCACCGCGTCGTGTTCCAGAAGAAGTTGGTGGATCAGCCGCTGATGACCAATGTGCTCGCCGACCTGGCGCTGGAATGCGAGGCGGCGACCATGCTGACCTTCCGCCTGGCGCGCGCCTATGACGAGGATGACGACGTCGCCACCGTGTTCCGCCGCGTCGTCACGCCGGCAGCGAAGTTCTGGATTTGCAAGCGCACCCCCAACGTCACGCTGGAGGCGATGGAGGTGCTGGGCGGCTCCGGGTACATCGAGGAAAGCGTCATGCCGCGGCTTTACCGCGAAGCGCCGGTCAACTCGATCTGGGAAGGGTCGGGCAATGTCATGTGCCTCGATGTGCTGCGCGCGCTCGGCCGCACCGCCAATGCGGCGGAGATTCTCCACACCGAGTTGCGCGTGCCGGGCGAGCCGCGGCTCAAGGCTTTTGCTGGCGCGCTCGAGCAAAGGCTGCTCGGCGCCGAGCGCAATGACGAGGCGCAGGCTCGCGCGCTGGTGCGCGATCTGGTGCTCGCTTTGCAGGCGGCGCTGCTGATCAAGCATGCGCCGGCCGTTGTTGCCGACGCGTTCTGTGCCTCGCGCCTCAGCGGTGAGAGTGGCGGTGCTTTCGGCACGCTGCCGCGCGGCGTCGATACGCGCGCCATCATCGAGCGCGCGGGGCCGGTGCATTGA
- a CDS encoding MAPEG family protein, translated as MSRELMWLTFTVILTGVLWIPYILDRIMVRGLWGTLANPSRDDKPQTPWAQRLYFAHTNAVDNLVVFAPLVLILDNIGYSTRGTVIACAVYFWARLAHAIVYALGVPVLRTLTFAVGFGAQVALALAIIGKL; from the coding sequence ATGTCGCGCGAACTGATGTGGCTCACCTTCACGGTCATCCTGACCGGGGTGCTGTGGATTCCCTATATCCTCGACCGCATCATGGTGCGCGGCCTTTGGGGCACCCTCGCCAACCCGTCGCGCGACGACAAACCGCAAACTCCGTGGGCGCAACGGCTGTATTTCGCGCACACCAACGCCGTCGATAATCTCGTCGTCTTTGCACCGCTGGTGCTGATCCTCGACAATATCGGCTATTCGACGCGCGGCACCGTAATCGCCTGCGCGGTCTATTTCTGGGCGCGGCTGGCGCATGCCATCGTCTATGCGCTCGGTGTGCCGGTGTTGCGCACGTTGACATTCGCCGTCGGATTTGGCGCGCAGGTCGCGCTGGCACTGGCGATCATCGGCAAGCTTTGA